AAGGCGCGATGAAGGACGGCGTGCCGGGCAAAACCCATTTTGTCAACCGGAGCTGAAATGGCCGGGCTCCGAAGTATCCGCTCAGCCGGCGAAATTACCGCTGCCGAAGCGGTCTGCCGGCGGAGGGCCTGACCCGACGGAGGGCACCCTCACGGATTTCCGGCTTTCCGGAGAAGCTCCCGGAAAAAACGTCTGGTGGCACCCCACGGGATAGCCGGGAAATATTTCAGGCTCTTTTTCTGTCTGATGCGCCAGCTGTTATACCCCACCATGACGATATTCCAGACGTAACCCAGGGTTATGAGGAACATATGATTGGGAAACGGCGCGCGGGTCCAGCCACGCCCCCACTCCGACCACGCAATGTGGTAGTAGAGCGGAGACTGGTAAAACCATGCCGACAACACCGAGATCAGGATAACCAAAAGAATCACTGTGAACTGGTAATTCAGGATCTGCTTTCCGGCTCTGTCCACAGCCCTGTCCCGGTCTTTCAGCACCACCCAAATCAGCAGCGGGGCGAGAATCCACAACAGGAAATGCACATACATGCCCAGCAGCGAAAGGTTGATGAAATGCAGGTAGCGGCCGGTGTCCCCCTCTTCCGCCCGGGTGAGCTGCCCCGTTGCAACACCCAGCGCTTCGGCGATTCGTTGCAGTGTATCGCCCCTGGGAGTAGTGTCGCCGGCTTCGATCCGCTGAATCGTTCGAATGTTGACCCCGGCTTTTTCGGCGAGCAGATCCTGCGACCATCCCAAAGCACTCCTTTTCTCCCTGATCTGACGCGATACTTCACTGCGACTCATATCTGCATGTTTTGATGGCGGTTGACCCGGACCCCGTCCGGCACACTGTCGAAATCCTACCGAATATACATCATCCGGGGAACGGCGAACACGACATTAACACGTCATTTCGATGACATACCGCCTTCGTTCGCAAACTGGATACACTTCCTCCCGCCCGGATGAGCTGCCCCGCATACATGCCGGCAGCGGCTATCCCTGCTCCGGCTGCCTTTCGTCCACCGCCTTTACGTCGTGTACACCGAATTGAACAGCACATAATCGGTGGTCAGGTCCGAGCCCCAGGCCACTGCCGTGGCATCGCCGTCGCACATGTCCATTTTCACACTGATGTGCGATTCGCGCAGCAGCTTTTTCATGAAGTTCCGGTCGTATTTGACCGGTTTGCCTTTTGCAAGTACCTTCACCCGCTCTTTTTCATTGCCCAGATAGAGATCCACCGTCGTGTAGTCGAACGGAACGCCTGCATTACCGGCCGCCGAGACGATGCGTCCCCAATTCGGGTCACGGCCGAACATCGCGGTCTTGACCAGGTTGGAGCTGGATATGTTCCGGGCGAGTTTACGCGCTACCGCTTTGTCCGGCGCATTCTCTACCCGGTATTCGACAAATTTGGAGGAGCCCTCTCCGTCGGAGATGATCAGTTTTGCAAGATGCTGCATCATCTCCCTGAGCTTGTTGCGGAAGACCTTGTAGTCTGCGTGGTTCGCATTGGTCAGCCGGTCGTTGCCGGCCTTGCCGTTTGCCAGCACCGCAACCATGTCGTTGGTGGAGGTGTCTCCGTCGACGGTGATCATGTTGAACGTGTCATCCACCGCTTCGGAAACCGCCTTCTGAAGCAGTTTCGGCTCAATATCAGCATCCGTCACGATAAAACCGAGCATGGTGGCCATGTTGGGGTGGATCATGCCGGACCCCTTCGCGATACCGGCCATATTGACCTCCCGGCCATCCAGCGTAAACTCCAGAAACCCCTCTTTGGCAAAGGTGTCGGTGGTGAGAATTGCGTTGGCGGCAAACGAGCCCGCCGACGACCGGTTGGTCAGCTTGGGGGCATTTTCCCTGATGCCTTCCACGATATCCTCCGTGGGGAAGGGTTCACCGATCACACCGGTGGAAGAGACAATCACCAGGTCCTCATCGATCTCCAGGCTTTCAGCCAGGGTTTTCACCATTGCCTGGGCGCCTTCGTACCCCTGCTCGCCGGTGCACGCGTTCGCATTGCCGGCATTGACCACAATGGCCTGGGCCAGCCCGTTCTTCACATGCTCCCGCGATATTTTGATCGGTTCGGCAATGACCTGGTTCTGAGTGAACACCGCGCCAACACTGGCGGGTACATCGGAATAGATGATAGCCAGGTCTCTTCGCAAGGATTTGACACCCGAATGGGCTCCCCAGCATGTGAACCCTCGTACATTGGTAATATTTTTGATCATATCGATATGATTTTTTGCCGGACTGTTACTTTCCGGTTTGATTATAACGTTAATTAGATCTGCGACTCGCATCCGGTCCACCGGCCGGTTACCGGATTGCCTGCAGACGAAACTCCCGAGGCTGTCATCGCCGGCGGGTGTTCCTTACCGCCGGCTATCTTCATCATCGACAGTCGCGATCGGGAATGCGGATACCGGGCACCCGGAGGAGATCCGGTTCCGCTACAGCCGCCTTACGGGTTGATCGGCACCTGCCCGAGCCCCTGGGCCTCATCAAAGCCAAACATGACATTCATATTCTGAACGGCGAGGCCGGCCGCCCCCTTTACCAGATTGTCAATCGCGCTTATGATGATCACGTTTCCGGTGCGATCGTCATAGTCGACGTAAATATTGCAGTAGTTGCTGGCCCTGACATCCTTCAGTGTGGGCGGATTCTGGCACAGCCTGACAAACGGCTTGCCCCGGTAATAATCGCGGTACATCTCTTCCAGGCGTTGTTTCCCGTTGCCGGCCCAGCCGGATTCGTCCTCCGGCCGCGCATACACGGTAGTCAGGATACCACGGTCCACCGGCAGCAGGTGCGGGGTGAACTGAACCGGTCCCAGGCCACCTGCCACATCTTCCAGAATGCTCTGGATCTCAATGGTATGGCGGTGCGTCTTCACCCCGTACGCCTTGAAATTGTCGTTCACATTCGAAAACATGTTGGTGGCGGAGGCCTTGATCCCCGCGCCGGTCACACCGGTTTTGGAATCAATGATGATGCCGTCCCTGCGGATTTCTCCGGATGCGGTCAGAGGTGCCAGCGACAGAATCGCGCCGGTCGGGAAGCATCCGGGATTGGCGACCAGGGCCGCATTGCGAATCCGGTCGGCATAGAGTTCGGGCAATCCGTACACGGCATCTGCAAACCCCTGCGGATAGACGTGTTTTTTGGGATACCACTGCTCATAGACCTCCGGCGAGGCCAGACGAAAATCCCCCGAGAAATCAACCATGCGGAAGTCACGGCCGGCAAACCGTTTTACGTAATCCATCGACACCCCGTGCGGAAGCGCCAGGAATACCAGATCCAGATCGGTATTGTCTACCTGATCCGCTTTATGCAGCACATCATCCACGATGCCGTGAAAAAACGGATGGACATCCGAAAATTTCTCTCCGGCCCGGGACTCGGAGGTAATCAGGGCGATCTCCACCCCCGGATGCTGCGCGAGTATACGTACGATTTCCGATCCGGTGTAACCGGTAGCCCCGATAACACCAACTTTCTTCCTGTTCATCATAATATTATCAGCTTACATTCATTTGTTTTCAGCACTGTTTTCGTGCATCCGTATGTGTTCCTGCCGGCCAGGCGGCCTGGTCCTGCACACGGCAGTAACTGCTGCCCGGCGTAAAATCGGCAACATGATCCGGGTTGAGGCGGAGTGATTGATTCAGAGGATGGTTGTGCCGACGGGTTCGCGCCTGCCGACCGCCAGCAGCTGTTCGGGGTCGGTTCCATTCAGGATGACAGCCGAGCGGGCACCGTTTTTGAGCGCAATGGCACAGGCTTCTGTCTTGGGGATCATCCCCCCCTGAATCACTCCTTCCTCTTCCAGTGTTGCGATATCGGACGCCCGGAGTTCGGTCACCAGCGACGACGGATCGTTGATGTCCCGCAACAAACCGTCAACGTCGGTCAGTACAATGAACTTTTCGGCTCCGAGCGCTCCTGCAAGGTGACCGGCAAACATGTCGGCGTTTACGTTATATTCGTTGCTGTCCACATCGGCGGCCAGACAGGCAAGCACCGGGATGTACTCATGATCCAGCAGCAGATGGAGCAGGTGCGTATCCATGCTTACCACATCGCCAACCTGACCCAGGTCGTGCTCTTCGACATGGCCATCGACCTCTTTTCTGTGCATCCGCTTGACCGCCGTGGCAATTTTTCCGTCTTTGCCGGAAAGCCCAACCGCTTTGTAGCCTAGCTTATTGACCAGCCTGACCAGCGCGCCGTTGACCTGGCCTTTCAGCGCCTTTTCCACATGCTCCAGCGCTTCAGGGGTGGTTACCCGGTGCCCGTCTATAAATTCCGACTCGATATTGGCCTGAAGCAGCGCCTCCTTGATAAAGGGTCCGCCGCCATGAGCAATTACAACATTGAAACCGTAGTTCTGAAGCAGGCAGATATTCTTGACGACCTGCTGCCTGAGAGAGTCTTCGGTCATGGCATTACCGCCATACTTAACAACAATAATCGGTTTTTGCTGATCCATTTTTTCGTTTGGATGACTATTTCTTTTCAATCCTTCAAAATACGGTATTCTCGGGACGATATCGAATCGGATTGCCCGGCCAGCCCTGCTGCGGATCCGGATGATGCGGTTCGAAGGCAAAGGCAAAAAGGGTGGCACGGGCAAAGCAAGGCACCGGCAACCGGATCATTTACACGGAACGGGACTTGCAAATCTGTTCAGCAGCCGGGTACAGGCTTCCGTAACCGGGGTACAGGCTGCGATCTGCCAATGGCGTGAGGTACGTTGTCTTCGGACACGATTCCAGGTGGCGGCCGGGTACGGGCTGCGGGGCTGCGACCCGAAGCCGCATCAGAAGAACGTGAAATAGAAGAAGGTGACGGCGACGAACAGGAACACGATGGTCATCCCCCCGCCCGCTTTAAAATAGTCGCTGGTACGATATCCGCCGGCGGTCATCAGCAGCGCGTTCACCTGATGGGTGGGCAGCACGAACGAATTGCCGGCACTAACGGCGGCCAGCAGCACCAGGGGGCGGGGATCCACCCCGGCCAGCGTACCGATGCTCACCACCAGCGGGGCGAGCACCACAACCGCGCCCACATTCGACATCACCAGAGAAAAAATGGTCGACAGCAGGGCGACTGTTAACAGCAGCAGATAGATGTGGCTTCCCTCCACTACGATCATCACATTGCGGGCCAGGAACTCGGCTGCTCCGGAGTTTTGCATGGCCACTCCGAGCGGTATGAGTCCGACGAGCAGAAACACCACCTTCCACTCAATCGCCTTGTAGGCATCCTGGATGGTCATCACACGGGAGAGCACCATGGCGATCGCACCGGTCAGAAACGCGATGGAGATGGAGAACCCGGACATTGCCAGGCCGATGGCCAGCAGAAAGCTGCCGACGGCGGGCACGGTCCCGGACCGGTCACGCGGAGCCACCTCAAACGGGGTGACCACAACGAAGGGATCGCTGTTTTGAAGATCCCGGATATGAGGCCACGGGCCGTAGATGATAAACGTATCACCGGGTTGGATCTCGTGGTCGGAAATATCGCCCTGGATTTTTCTGCCCTGACTGAAAATCATCAGCGGTTCCACCGCATAGCGTTTGCGCATGGAAAATTTGCGGATGGTCTGGCCGACCAGCTCCGATCGCGGTGGCACTACCACCTCCACAAAGCCCGACTCATCGGGGTCATCGAGACTGTGAAACATGTGATGATCACTGGCCGGCTCCAGTTTATGCACCGATACAAACTCTTTGATGCGCTCGTCATCTCCGTAAAGCGCCAGGGTCTGATCCTGCTCAAAACGGGTCTCGCGCCAGGGGGCGTAGTCGGCGTACTGATCGTGGGAAAGCGCCAGGATGTTCAGGGCGTAATCGCGCCATACACCGGATTCTTCGACGGTTTTTCCGATAAGCGGACTCTCTCCGGGGATGCGGAAATAGCGGATGTTCTGCGACAGGCTGAAGGCGTCAATCAGTTTTTCCTGCTCGGTTAGCTCCTGCCGCGCCTCGCCGGAACCCTGTGGCAGCACAAACTTTCCGAACAGCAGAAAAAACAGGATGGCTGCAAGCAGAAGAGCGATTCCAACCGGTGTGACCGCAAAGAGTCCGTAGGGCTCCAGATCCGCATTCTGGAGCAGATCGTTTGTGAGGATCAGGTGGCCCGAACCAACCATGGTGAGGGTTCCGCCGATGATCGCGGCAAAGCCAATCGGCATGATCAGCTCAGAGGCCGAAATCTTGATGCGGCGGGAGATGTCCAGAATACTCGGCAGGAACAGAGCCGCGGCGCCGATGTTCTGAATTACGCCGGAAAGTGTGCCCACCGACAGGGAAAATACCCCGAGGATGCCGGTTTTGCCGGTACCCACCTTGCGAAGCACCGCCTTTGAAAACCGCGACATGATTCCGGTGCGCGATATCCCCTCCCCCATGATCATGACGGCAATCATCGCCACCACGGCATTGCTGGAAAAACCGGAAAGCGCCTCGCTGGTGGAGAGGATCCCGGTCCAGCTCAGGGCCAGCATCGCCAGCAGTGCGGTTACGTCGATGCGGATAATCTCCGTAACCAGGAAAATGACTGTCAATCCCATTATTGTGAGAACAATCAGTATTTCGGCATCCATAGAATCGGCGATTGGTTTTCAGGGTGGCAGTGAGTTTCGCTGCCAATAGTTCTAACCACTGGTTATTTCTGTCTTCTTGCTTGTTTTATAGCTGCAGAGGATTTCGCTGCCTTCCGCTTCTGAAAGTTGAAAAAATCGGGACGGATGGAGTCCCCAACACCCGACTGTTTTGAAAGTCACGGCTCGGACCCGGTTGACGCCCTGCATCCCGGACGCGACGGACTCCATGTACCGAATATCGCAAAAAACATCAGATAATGAACCCGGGCCTTGACAATATATAAAATATATATTTATTTCGATATATGAATATTGTTTCTGTGACGGGGATTAGGTAAACTGGCGTCATTGGTACCGGGCGGATGCAGGTCGTCCTGGTGCCCGCTGCTGTCGGCGCAGGCACGTAAACGGTCACCTCTATGCGGTATCGTTTAAAAATCATCCTGACTGCTGACAGCGCCAGTTCCGTAAATGGTCGGAGTGATCCCCGGAGATCGTCGCCGGGGGCAGTTACCCCTCCGCCCGAAACCAAATAGTGATACCCTATGACCCGACAGGAAGCGGAAAAATTGCTAACAGAGTGGATATCCGGTGATAATCTCCGGCATCATTGCCATATGGTCGCCGCTGCCATGGAAGGATATGCGCGTCATCTTGCCAAGAGCCCGGACGAAACCGACCGGTGGTGGCTGGCCGGTCTGCTTCATGACCTCGACTGGGAGAAGCAGCCGGATGAGCACCCCAACTATGCGCTTGCGCACATCTTCCCGCAAACGGACCTTCCCGAGGATGTTACCGACGCTATTCGGGCGCATGCCCCCGAACGTACCGGTGCCGAACCGGAAACAGAGATTGCGCGATACCTGTTTGCCTGCGATGAAATCAGCGGATTCATGCATGCGGTTTCCCTGATGCGGCCTGAAGGGTTTTCGGGAATGAAGGCCAAGTCGGTAACTAAAAAGATGAAAGACAAACGGTTCGCCGCCAATGTGAGTCGTGATGACATCCGCAAGGGTGCGGAACTGATCGATTCCGATCTGGGGGATCATATTCTGTTTCTGGCAGGGGTCTTCGACGCTGAAAAATAATATTGAATAAAAACAACGTTTTGTTCACGGAAAAAGCGGGGTCGTGCGTCTACTTCCTGTACCGCCCGACGCTCAGGTCCGGGTATTGCCCCTTCACTCTGTCGTACAGCTTTTTCCGTTTATGTCTCTCTTTTTGGTGTCAGCTTCAGCCTCCGCGCACTCCATGGCCAAAATCGCAACGGCCATCTCCCTCACCACGCTCTTTCTTCTGTCGGGAATATCTGTTCAGCCGGCGGAATCTTCCGCCCGGATACCGGCAAAAAGCTCCACAACCGGGTCATCTGCACTGGGCGACAACCGTGTCAGCCAGACGCACACCGACATCCCTCCGGTTCACTGGGGTGAAGAAGGCCGGCGCGAGAATATGATCGAAACGGCCTCCTCCCCCGCCAACCGCTGGAGGCAATATGGAAACACGCCGCTGCCGGATCCAGAGTACGCCACTCACGGTCCGCTGGTACCGGCATTCCCGGGCGCGGAAGGATACGGTGCCTACTCGTTCGGCGGGCGGGGCGGAACGGTTTACCGGGTGACCAACCTCGACAACAGCGGTCCCGGTTCCCTGCGCCGGGCGGCCCAGGCTTCGGGACCTCGCATCATCGTGTTTGATGTCTCCGGCACCATCGAGCTCACTACACCGATCCGCGTCTATCACCCCTATATGACCATCGCCGGGCAAACCGCTCCGGGTGACGGAATCACCGTAGCCGGACAGCAATTCGATGTACGAACCCACGATGTAGTCATCCGGCATATGCGCTTCCGACATGGCAATGACGGAAGATACAGCGATGACGAATGGACCCTTCGGGTCAGAGGCGCGAACTACGTAGTACTGGACCATGTCACGGCAACCTGGGGAGTCGACGGCAACCTGGGAGTAACTCACTCCGACAACATAACGGTGCAGAACAGCATGCTGGCCAAACCGCTGTACCGGTCGGTCCACGAAAAAGGGAACCGCGCCTATGGAGCCCTGGTGCGCGGGCGCCATGGTGCACGCTACAGTTTTCTGGCGAATCTGTGGACCAATCACCGGGCAAGGGTACCAAGACCCGGCAATTACGTTCCGTTTTTACAGGATCCCGACGGACTGCAAATTGATTTTCGCAATAATGTGATGCTCGACGGCGTGGGCGCCAATTACGACGATGACACCGTCACCAAGTACAACTTTGTGAACAACTACGCTCTGACCAACTGGCGGCTCATTGAGCAAAGCAGATACTCGCAGGGGTATTTCGAAGGAAACTTTCGGCAGGGGTCGATTCCCGCCGATCAGTACAGTATGGTTCAGCTGGGTGGCAACATCAGCCGAAGCGACCACGAACAGTCGGAACCGTTCGATCCGGGTCCGGTTACCACTCGCAGCGCCCATGAAGCCTGGGAATTTGTCTCCTCGGAAGCCGGGGCCTGGCCGAGGGACGAGCATGACACCTATGTGCTGCAGGAACTTGTGAACTACCACGCCGAGCACATCGAAGGCAGTGAGGCCCCTTACAGCCTGCCCGCATGGTGGCGAACCGGCCGCATTGACCACCAGGATGAGGTCGGCGGCCTCCCGAACCTGGAAACCGCCCGTCTGCCGGCCGATTCGAACCAGAACGGCATCCCCGACTGGTGGGAAGAAGAGCACGGCCTTGACTCGAGCGATCCGGACCTCGCCGTGCGGGATGACAACGGCAACGGGTACACCAATATCGAGGATTACCTGAACTGGCTGGCCAATCCGGACGGCCTGTTCCTGGATCGTCACCCGAGATACGGCGGAGAGATAGATTACGTTCCTCAACCGCCCGACCTGATCCAGCCTCACCAGCACGCTGCAAACGTGGATTTATCCCCCCACTTTCTCTGGAGCACCTCCGAAAGCTCCGATCAGTACCAGCTTCGGATCTATGAGGGGATCAATGCCGAGCGGCTGGTGGTGGATACGACCCTTGCTGAAACCGGGTTGCATTACCCCGGCGAGCTTCAGCCGAACGAAACCTACACCTGGGCCGTGCGTGGCATCAGCCCGGATGGAGAACCCGGCATCTGGTCAAGTTCGCGCATGTTCTTCACGAGGCATGTCACCTCTGCCGGCAGCGAAGAAGCCGTTACGGAATACCGCCTGGATGCCAACTACCCGAACCCATTCAATCCATCCACACTTATCGGATTTGCCATTCCGGAGCGGGGCCATGTAACACTGGAAGTATTTGACCTGACCGGCAGGCGCGTCGCCACGCTGGTCGACGAGACCCGGGAGGTCGGACACCATACCGTCACGTTCGATGCATCACAACTGACCAGCGGTGTCTACCTGTATCGCATGCAAACGGACCGTTTTGTGACAACACGCAAGCTGACGCTCATCAAATAGTATCATATTGCCACAGGCTGCCACAGGAGCTTTTATCCTCATGTAAACCGACAGTCAGGGGGATTCTCCTGGGGTGATACGAATCTGACTTAAAATGATTGCGGCGGCGGAACGTCTCCTCTGATTTTAAATGATTGCGGCGGCGTATCATCACCCGGTGCCGCGTTGCGAAGGAAGCGCGCATTCGGAAATTATGAGCTGTTTTTGAATGGCCGCGCCTTTCCGCGTGTTGATGTTGAATAAGTAGCACCGACTTCAATTGCTGCACCCATTTATTCTACCAAACCGCGGAGAGAATATGAGCACACTGAATGGAAAGCGCGTTTTAATGTTCGTTGATGATGTATACGAAGACCTGGAGCTTTGGTACCCCAAGCTGCGGCTCACTGAAGAAGGTGCCGAAGTGGTGGTTGCCGGTCCGGAGGAAGGGGTCGTTTACAAGGGGAAACACGGGTATCCTTGCAGGTCGGATGCAGCCATTGCCGATATGCAATCCGGAGATTTCGATGCGCTGGTGCTTCCCGGCGGGTTTGCTCCGGACAAGCTCAGGCGGGATCCCCGCGTACTCAAACTCACCCTTGAATTCCATGAAGACGGCAAACCGCTGGCGCATATCTGTCATGCCGGGTGGATTCCCATTTCGGCCGATATCATGAAAGGATACCGGTGCACCTCCACACCGGGCATCAAGGACGACCTCAAAAATGCCGGTGCCGAATGGGTGGATGAAGAAGTGGTGGTGGACCGTCACCAGATCAGCAGCCGCAACCCCAACGACCTTCCCGCGTTTTGCCGGGAAATCATCAAGCTGATGAGCTGATTTATCCGAAAACCTGAGCCGAGCTGATATGCCCGAAGAGCGGAACTGATTTATTCGAAGTGCGGAGCAGCGGGCCGGAACCGGATGGCGCGGTGGGCGGAGGTCACCTCACCCCATCCACCCAAGAAAAAGATACCATCCGGTGAGCGTCAGTATGGATGCGGGGGTTCCGATGCCCACAATCAGTGAGGCCAGCCGGGGATTGAGGCCGTAGCTGGTGGCCAGTATCGAACCGGTGACCATCGGCGGCATGGCTGCCATCATGATGCTCACATCAAACGCCAGGCCTTCGCCTCCCAAAACCATCACATAGAGAACAAACAGGAGGAGTGGGGCCAGAATCAGTTTATAGGCCAGTGCCGATGAGAGTGGGTTCAGGATAGATCCGCCGGTGGATCCGAGGCGTATCTGGAGTCCGACGGAGATCAAAGCGATCGGCGTCAGGGTCGCGGCAAAACTCTCAAGCACGCCAAGCACCACCCCTCCCGGCTGCACATTCACAAAATTCATCAAAAGCGCCGCCGTGAAAAAGATAAATGGAGGAAACGTGGCGACCTTCCGCAGCACCACTCTTTTACGGGTCTTGCCGGTAGCATAGATGCTGGCGACAATCACACCCAGCGTGCTGGTTACTACAAAGGTTCCGGGCTGGTCAACCATCAGTGCAATTTGGAGTCCTTCGGGGCCGTACAGGGCTTCCATCACCGGGAAACCTACAAACGCGGTGTTGCCTAGACCGGCAGTGAGAATGATGCAACCGGCCGTCTTCCGATCCCACCCCATCCGTCCGGAGAGCGCACGCACCAGCAGCATGGAAGCGAAAAACACGATCCAGGCCGTTGCGACCGGAAACAGCAGATCGGCGGCAATTTCCATACCGGGTATGTGGATGAGCGCCAGCGAAGGCAATGCGACATAGATCAGGTACTGATTCAGGGCCAGATGGGTGTTCTCCGGGAATGCCGGTATCCGGCGAATCACCATACCGATCAGCAGGCTGACGGCAATCAGTGCAAGGGGTGCTACAGGCTCCATCAACTGAAAAAAGATTGCGGTTTCGATTACATATCAGGTCGGTCCGGGCGTGGCAACACGTCGGCTTGGACCATGCTCTAATATAGCATGTCGACAGCGAATACTCAGCCCCGGAAATCAAAACGGCAGACGGTTTTCGCAAGTTAGTGCCCCGTTTGGTGACTTTGGATTGCTTTACTCCTGCCGATGGTGTAAATACGGGCGGTGCGTTTCCGCGGATCCGAATGCGCCGGGTCCCGTGCACCTCATGCGCGGACATGCCTGGCGGCGAGGGGAATTGGCAATCAGGTTGCTGCCATACCGTCGGTACTCATGCGCGGATACGCATGCCCGCGAGGGTCGTAAGGGCGTATGACGCGGCGGCGATGCCCATCACCACACCGAAACCGGACTCCAGCGCAACCAGCGTCGCCAATGCCGTGGCCGAGACCGACAGGCAGCTGTCGATGCCGCAGGCCCAGGGAATCTGCGACGCGTTGCTGCCGGACAGCAGCCGCAGGCCGAAGGGAAACATCATCCCCATGAAAAAGGCCGGTGGCGCAAGAAGGATGGTAACGCTGATGATTTTCAGGACCAGTGGCCACGACATGCTGATATCCAGCAGCGGCATGAGCAGCAGGGAGTAGGCGAGCACAAGCGCCACAATAGTGCCTCCGGTCCGCAGGAGGATGCGCCGGGTCGGC
The sequence above is drawn from the Balneolales bacterium ANBcel1 genome and encodes:
- a CDS encoding AEC family transporter; the encoded protein is MEPVAPLALIAVSLLIGMVIRRIPAFPENTHLALNQYLIYVALPSLALIHIPGMEIAADLLFPVATAWIVFFASMLLVRALSGRMGWDRKTAGCIILTAGLGNTAFVGFPVMEALYGPEGLQIALMVDQPGTFVVTSTLGVIVASIYATGKTRKRVVLRKVATFPPFIFFTAALLMNFVNVQPGGVVLGVLESFAATLTPIALISVGLQIRLGSTGGSILNPLSSALAYKLILAPLLLFVLYVMVLGGEGLAFDVSIMMAAMPPMVTGSILATSYGLNPRLASLIVGIGTPASILTLTGWYLFLGWMG